In Sulfurihydrogenibium subterraneum DSM 15120, a single window of DNA contains:
- a CDS encoding ArnT family glycosyltransferase, whose amino-acid sequence MKQLARFINKNIFFQKAGMWFKNEKILITLILFALLSLFPNLHILEFRGEESLRALIAYEMFQEKNFLQPTVLGENYHLKPPLFNWLIVLYSFIFGWNELTGRLVTITFLGLNSLLLYFFSFKILKNRYLSLISVLVFVTFFDVIFWYGYLAEIDITYTFFIFLMMTCLFIGFYEKKNIFLLLAGIIFGLSFLLKGFPSIVFFLGTIFGFILYLRSIRIIFNLYLLAGLLFAFFIPYIWIINTAESINYLNFLLQESLARIGLHSNQHPSTNTDLINRLVNIISFPILNFKQLLPSSLIVLLLLISVYRANQKVEIDPKIKILIVLVLVNYIPFLISKSAGRYVLPLFPLVAIIFAYLIVNIGRDRWIKIFLISATFIVFVRFLLGFIGIPLYMEKKVSRKAIAEDIYQTVSKSKNIAFDCYGEKVFALYLDIKLNKVIKKSHLTNNWDYLIDCTKREKLKLVKEYDLKDTKLFIYER is encoded by the coding sequence ATGAAACAACTTGCAAGATTTATAAATAAAAATATTTTCTTCCAAAAAGCTGGGATGTGGTTTAAGAACGAGAAAATCTTAATTACTCTAATTTTGTTTGCTTTATTATCTCTATTTCCTAACTTACATATACTAGAGTTTAGAGGAGAAGAATCTCTTAGAGCTTTAATAGCATACGAGATGTTTCAAGAAAAAAATTTTCTACAGCCTACAGTCTTAGGAGAGAATTATCACTTAAAACCACCTTTATTTAACTGGCTAATTGTTTTATACTCTTTTATTTTTGGATGGAATGAGTTAACGGGAAGACTTGTAACTATAACATTTTTAGGTTTAAATTCTCTACTGTTATACTTTTTTTCATTTAAGATTTTAAAAAATAGATATTTGAGTTTAATTTCTGTACTTGTGTTTGTAACCTTCTTTGATGTTATATTCTGGTATGGTTATCTGGCAGAAATAGACATTACATATACATTTTTTATCTTCCTTATGATGACCTGTTTATTTATAGGTTTTTATGAAAAGAAAAATATTTTTTTACTCCTAGCAGGAATTATCTTTGGACTATCCTTTTTATTAAAAGGTTTTCCTTCTATAGTCTTTTTCTTAGGAACAATTTTCGGATTTATACTTTATCTAAGGAGTATTAGAATAATCTTTAATTTATATCTATTAGCAGGATTACTTTTTGCTTTTTTTATCCCTTACATTTGGATAATAAATACCGCTGAATCTATTAATTACTTAAACTTTTTACTTCAAGAGAGTTTGGCTAGAATTGGTCTACATTCTAATCAGCATCCAAGTACGAATACTGATTTAATAAATCGACTAGTCAATATAATATCTTTCCCTATCCTAAACTTTAAACAACTTCTACCATCAAGCCTTATTGTATTATTGCTTTTAATATCTGTTTATAGAGCTAATCAAAAGGTTGAGATTGACCCGAAAATAAAAATTTTAATAGTACTAGTTTTAGTTAACTACATACCTTTTCTTATATCAAAAAGTGCAGGAAGATATGTATTGCCTTTATTTCCTCTAGTCGCCATAATTTTTGCTTATTTAATAGTTAACATTGGTAGAGATAGATGGATTAAAATATTCCTTATCTCTGCTACTTTTATTGTATTTGTAAGATTTTTATTAGGGTTTATAGGCATCCCTCTATATATGGAAAAAAAGGTATCAAGAAAAGCAATAGCGGAAGATATATACCAAACAGTCAGTAAGTCAAAAAATATAGCATTTGACTGTTATGGAGAAAAAGTCTTTGCCTTATATTTAGATATAAAATTAAACAAAGTTATAAAAAAATCACACTTAACAAATAACTGGGATTATTTAATCGACTGCACAAAAAGAGAAAAATTAAAATTAGTAAAAGAGTACGACTTAAAAGATACAAAGCTTTTTATTTATGAAAGATAA